A segment of the Niveibacterium umoris genome:
AAGTTCCTGCTGAAACGTCCGTAATAGCAGTCTGGAACCCTGAGGCTGCGCGTCGCCCATGTCCCGAAAAACCCGTTCGCTACGTACGTCGATCCTGCTGTTCGTTGCCATCGGCCTGGCGCTGCCGGCGTTGTTCGCGCTGCCCCTGCTGTACAACAGCTACCAGGTCGAGGTTGAACGCCGCATCACGCTGCAGCTCGACCAGTACGCCAACATTCTCGCGTTCGGCGCACGCGAACCCTTGTGGAATCTGAGCCCGGACGGGGTCCGCCCGCTTGTCGAAGCGATCATGAGCGACCCTGACGTGGTGACCGTCACGATCGTCGACCGCACCGCGGGCCCGCTGATGGAGATCAAACGCGGGCAGCCCGCCAGGCAAGTCCGTGAAACCGCGCGCAAGGTCATCTACAAGGATCGCGAACTCGGCACAGTGCACGTGGGTGTCACCGGCGACACGGTACGGGCCCAGCAGCTGCGCCAGATGAGCGCCTTTGCCGGCACCGCCCTGCTGCAGCTGGCATTCGCGGCCGGATTGATCTTCTGGCTGCTGCGTCGGCGCCTGGTCGCCCCGCTCGCATCGCTGGGCAATGCGGCCGATGCCCTGGCGCGCGGCGAACTGTCACAGGAAATCCCCTCGCGCGGCGACGACGAGATCGGCCACCTCGCGAGTCGTCTGGAAGTCACCCGCAAGGAACTGCTGGGCCTGTTCGCGGACCTGGAAAACAAGAACGAGGCCCTCGCCCGCGAACTTGAGGAACGGCAGCGCTCCGAAGCCGCACGCCGCGAATCCGAAGAGCGCCTTGCCACCGTGTTCGCGCTCACTGCCGCGCCGATGTCGGTGGCACGCAAGGATGATGGCCTCTTCCTGATGGTGAACCCCGCCTGGGAGCGCACCTTCGGTTTCGCTCAGGGTGAAGTGCTCGATCGCCGCGCCAGCGAGATACCGCTGTGGATCGACGAAGGTGCGCGCGAAAGCTGCATCGCCGAAATCGACAGCAAGGGGCGCCTCGACGGCCGCGAAGTCTGGATGCGCTCGCGCGAAGGCGCCGGCCTGCTGATGGAAGCCTCGGCCCGCCTGTTCCGGGCCGGCAACGAAGAACTGCTGGTCTGGAACCTGCGCGACATCACGGTGGAGCGTGCCGCGGAAGAAGCGCTGCGCGAGAGCGAACAGCGTTTTGCCGCCCTCTTCCACCATGCGCCGGTTGCGCTGTGCATCGTCGATCTGACGCACGAGGCCGAGGTCCTGGACGTCAATACCCAGTTTGAAAGCGACTTCGGACGCACGCTCAGCGGCTGCATCGGCAAACCCTTGTCGGCGCTGGGCCTGTGGGCAAGTGAAGAAGATGCCGGGCGGTTCGCAGGCATGCTTTCGGGTCAAGGCGAGGAAGAGAAGATCAGTGCCTGGACACTGTCGGCAGCCGGCGAACGTGCCTGCCACGACATCGCGGGACGGCGCGTGACCCTGCATGGGCGCGCCTGTTTCATCTGGAGCGCGATCGACGTGACGCCGATCATCAACGCCAAGGCCGAAGTTGAGGAGATCAACCGCACGCTGGAAGACAAGGTGGCGCGCCGCACGCACGATCTCGAATCCGCCAACCGCGAACTGGGCGAATTGCTCAACCGCCTGCAGACGGCCCAGACCCAACTGGTGCAGAGCGAAAAGCTCGCCGCGCTGGGATCACTGGTCGCAGGCGTGGCACATGAGCTCAACACGCCGATCGGCAACTGCCTGATGGTCGCCAGCACGCTGGAAGACCACCGCCGCGATTTGCAGTCAGCGCTCGAGAGCGGTCTGCGCCGCAGCACGCTGAGCGAATTCATGTCTGCCTTGACGGACGGAAACGACACGCTGCTGCGCAACCTTCAGAAAGCGGCGGATCTGGTATCGAGCTTCAAGCAGGTGGCCGTGGACCAGATCGGCGCCCGCCGCCGCGCCTTCGATTTGCGCGAAATCGCGCGCGAAATCGAAGTCACGCTGGCACCCACTTTCCGCAAGGCCGGCTGTACCTTCGCCAACGAAATACCGGAAGGTCTGGACTTCGACAGCTATCCAGGGCCGCTCGGGCAGGTGATCACCAACCTCGCGACAAACGCGATCACCCACGGATTCGAAACCCATGCCGGCGGCCGCATCACCGTCAGCGCCGAAGCGGAAAGCGAGCAGCATGTGAAGCTGGTGTTCTCGGACAACGGGCGCGGCATTCCGGCCGAAAACCTGCCGCGCATCTTCGACCCCTTCTTCACCACCAAACTCGGGCGCGGTGGCACCGGGCTCGGGCTGAACATCGTCTACAACATCGTCACCGGTGTGCTGGGCGGCGCGATCCGGGTCGAAAGCCAGCCCGGACACGGCACGTCGTTCATCCTCACGCTGCCGCGCAAGGCACCGCAGCGCGCCGATGACCAAGAAGGGGAAATCGCTTGATGAGCGCTGACCGTCGAGCAGATTACAAGGTCGGGGCACAGCCATGAAGGTCGTGATCATTGACGACACGCCGGTCAATCTGGCGCTGATGCAGGCGCTGGTCGCCCGTATCGAACACTGCGAGACGCAGGCCTTCAGCGATCCGGAAGCGGGGCTGGTGCATTGCCTTGAAGTGCAACCCGATCTGTTGATCGTCGACTACATGATGCCGGGCATCAACGGGCTCGAACTGATGCGCCGCTTTCGCGCTCGCACTGAAAACATGGATGTCCCGATCCTGATGGTAACGGCTGCGCATGAACGGGAGGTGCGCTATCAGGCACTGGAAAGCGGCGCGACCGATTTCCTGTCAAAGCCGATCGACAAGAACGAGTTCATTCCCCGTGCGCGCAACATGCTGCGCTTGCGCGAGCATTCATTGATGCTGGCTGCGCGCGCCAAAGATGAAGAAATCCGGGCAGATACCCAGACACAGCGAGCAGACGAAGAAGCCCGGCGGGCGGAGGAACTGAGCCAGGCCGTCAAGCGCGCAACCGCCGACATTCATGAACGCGAACAAGAAACTGTAAGGCGCTTAGCGAAAGCGGCCGAATTCCGCGACCCAGAAACCGGATCACATATCCAGCGTATGGCCCATTATTCGGCAATGATTGCCCGCAGGCTGGCGCTCGACACGCAGACCTGCGAAAGGCTGCTCGCCGCAGCACCGATGCACGATGTGGGCAAGCTCGGCACCCCGGATGAGATTCTGCTCAAGCAGGGCCGGCTCACGCCGGAGGAATTCGAAAAGATGAAGCAGCACGCGACGATGGGCTACGACATTCTCAAGGACTCGGCCTCACCGGTGTTGAAGATGGCGGCGGAGATTGCCTACACCCACCATGAGAAGTTCGATGGCACCGGTTACCCGCGTGGGCTCAAGGGCGACGGCATCCCGCTGATCGGCCGCATCGTCGCGGTGGCCGACGTCTTCGATGCGCTGACTTCATCGCGCCCCTACAAGAAAGCATGGGCGCTCGAGGATGCGCGCGCCTTTCTCGAACAGGGGCGCGGCAGCCACTTCGACCCGCAGTGCGTCAATACCTTCCTCGACGGCTGGGACGAGGTAATGGCCATTCGCGCCCGCTTCACCGACTGACCTGCCGGTCAGCCCTTGCGCTGTATCAGTTCGACCTTGTAGCCATCCGGATCCTGCACGAAGGCGATCACCGTCGTGCCGTGCTTCATCGGCCCAGCCTCGCGGGTGACTACACCCCCGCGTGCCTTGATGTCGGCGCAGGCGGCGTAGGCATCCTCGACTTCCAGGGCGATGTGGCCGTAGCCGGTGCCGATCTCGTAGGCATCGACGCCCCAGTTGTGGGTCAGCTCGATCACCGCGCCTTCGCTTTCGTCCTGATAGCCGATGAAGGCCAGCGTGAACTTGCCTTCTGGGTAATCGTGGCGGCGCAGCAAACGCATGCCAAGCACCTCGGTGTAGAACTTGATCGAGCGATCGAGATCGCCGACACGCAGCATGGTGTGAAGGATTCGCATCAGGGTTTCCTTTCCGGAATCAGGTGCGGGGCGCCGGTTCAGCGCGACACCCCTTGAATGGGCCAGTTCAGATCTCGGGCAGCGCGTGGCCGCGCGCCTTCAGCGCCGCCCTCGCCGCCCGCCAATCGGGACAGAGCAGTTCGACGACAGACCAGAAACGCGGCGAGTGGTTCATCTCGATCAGATGCGCCACTTCGTGCGCCACAACGTAATCGATCAGAGCGTGTTCAAAGTGGATCAGCCGCCAGTTCAGGCGGATGCCGCTGTGGCGGCTGCAGCTGCCCCAGCGGGTGCGCGCGCCGGTCAGCGACAGCGCGGGTCGCGGCACGCCCGGGTGTGTGGCGGCGAGCCGATGGAGGTATTCGTCGAGCCGACCGGCAAAGTAGTCGAGAGCATGACGCTGCAGCACGCGGCGAAGCATCAACCGCGGGTCTTGACCCGGACGGTGCGGCAGCTGAAGTTCGCGGTCGAAGTGGCTCTCGATCCAGCGCGCACGGCCTGCACCGGGCATGACCCTGATCGTGCAGTCCTGACCGAGCACCGGGAGCTTGGCGCCGTCGACAACTTCGAACCGCTCTGGCTTTGGGCGCGCCGCATGGGCGTCGAGCTTCTCGATCAACCAGGCGGCATGGTGGCGGATGAATGCCTCGGTCTCGGCGATGCTGCCCTTGAGCGGGATCGACACGGTCAAGCCGTTGGCGTCCACCTTCATGCCAAACGTCTTGCGTGCGCTGCGTTTGAGTACATACGGCACGACCCGCGTGCCGAACACGATTTCGCGCTGCTGGGTAGCAGGGGAACCGGCGTTCAGCAGGCGCGTGAGGCGGTCGAACATGAATCGGTCGTGGGCCAGTTCAAGCGGTTGCCGTCTGCGTTTGCCGCAGATAATGGTGAGGAAAGCGGGCATGCATGGTGTTTTCGATCCACGCTTCGACTTCCGCGTTCACCTCTTCCGGTGATCGCCCGGCGGTCTCGATGGCCGGGCCGATGATGATCGTCGCCTCGCCCGGATACTTGATGAAGGCGCGACGCGGCCATACCTCGCCGGTGTTCAGCGCAACCGGCACGATGGGTGCGCCGGCGTGGGTTGCCAGCGTCGCGCCGCCAAGCTTGTAGCGCCGTTTGCCACCAACAGGCATGCGGGTACCTTCCGGGTACACCGACACCCACCACCCTTCGGACAGGCGCTTCGCACCCTCTAGCTTGACCTGCGTCATCGCGTCGGCGCCGCGCGATCGATCGATGGCGATCATCGGCAGCATCGCCAGTCCCCAGCCGAAGAACGGCAGCCAGTGCAGTTCGCGCTTGAGCACGAAACTTTGCGGCGGAAACAGCACCGGAAACAGGATCGTCTCGAGCGCCGATTGATGCTTGGCCAGGATCACCGACGGGCGTTGCGGCAGGTGTTCCCAGCCTTCGATCTTCCAGCTGATGCCAAGCAGGCTGCGGATCATCCGCACGTTGGTGCGGCACCACCCCATGATGATGTGATAGCGCCGCTGCGGCGGCAGCGGGAAGGTCAGCATCGACAGGAAGGCGTACGGAACAGTGACCAGCAATTGCAGCAGCAGGAACACTGCTGACCGCAGCATGGCTTCGACTGCGTCGGTCGAACAAAGCGTGGTCTGGCGATTCATTTGATCAGCGCGTCGGCCACCGCCGCCAGATCCGGGAATATCCGCGTACCTTCCGGCACGCCGGGCGCCGCTGCCGTGCGCTCACCCTTGCCTGTCAGCACCAGGAAAAGCTCGCAACCGACTTCCTGACCGGCAAGCAGATCACGCAAGCTGTCGCCCACCGTCGGCACCGAAGTCAGATCAACGTTGAACCGGCTGGCAATTTCTCGCAGCATGCCGGCGCGCGGCTTGCGGCAATCGCAGGTGGAATCGGCCGGGTGCGGGCAGAAGAAGATCGCGTCGATGCGCCCGCCCGCCAGCGCCAGCAGCTTGGTCATCTTCTCGTGGATGGCGTTGAGCGTATCCATGTCGAACAGCCCACGGCCAACGCCGCTCTGATTCGACGCCACCACCACCCGCCAGCCCGCTTCGTTGAAGCGCGCAATGGCCTCGAGGCTGCCGGGAATCGGCCGCCACTCTTCGGGCGATTTGATGAATTGGGCCGAGTCGAAATTGATGACGCCGTCGCGGTCCAGGATGACGAGTTTCATGCGAGTTCCAGCCTAGTGCTTCAGACCCCAATCGTAACAGGGCGGGTCAGTGCCGGACACCGCCCAAACGCCGTCGAGCACAATTCCGGAACCTGCCAAATATGACAATGGCAGTACAATCCGGAACTTTTTTGCGGAGACACTGGCAATGCGCCACACACCAGCAGTCCTTCTGAGCGTTCTGCTCGTTACCACTGCCGCGCAAGCATCAGATCTGTCTGGCGCGGGTTCGAGCGCCGCAGCGCCGCTCTACAACGCGTGGGCCGCCGAATGGGGCAAGAAGACCGGTGTGAAGCTCGAATACACCGCGTCCGGTTCGTCGGCGGGGATCAAGGCGATCAAGGAAGGCAAGGTGGACTTCGGTGCCTCCGACGTCTCGCTGCCACCGGATCAGCTCGAACGCGACGGTTTGGTGAATTTTCCGACCGCGATTTCCGGCGTCGTCCCGGCCATCAACGTCAATGGTGTCGCGCGTGGCCAGCTCAAGCTGACCGGGGCCGTGCTCGCCGACATCCTGTCGGGCCGCATCAACCGCTGGAACGCTTCCGCGATCACCGCGCTCAACCCCGGCGTTCGTCTGCCCGACCAGGCGATTACCGTGATCGGCCGTGAAGACGGTTCCGGCACCACTTACGTGCTGTCGAACTACCTGAGCAAAGTCAGCCCGCAATGGGCGAGTTCGCTCGGCAACGACTTCAAACTGAAATGGCCTGAGGGCACCAAGCTGGTCAAAGGCACCTCGGCGCAACTCGAAGCCTTGTCGAAGACATCCGGTGCGATCGCCTATGCCGAATATGGTCAGGTCGAAAAGGCCGGCCTCAACTACGCCCGGGTAGCCAACAGTGCCGGCAACTACCCTGCTCCCGGCCCGATCAGCTTCAAGGCGGCGCTCAAAGCCAGCGCCTGGACGACCGCCGGCAAGTTCGAGGAGATGCTGACCGACATGCAGGACAAGGAAGCCTGGCCCATCACCAGCGGCACCTTTGTTGTCATGCGCAAGAAGGTCACTGATGCGAGCAAAGCGGCGCAGGCACTTTCGCTGTTCAGCTATGGCTTCATGCGCGGCGATGCCATCACCGCCGAGTTCCGCTGGATCGCCATGCCCGATCTGACTCAGGCACGCGCCGTCAAAGAGATGAACAAGGTGCGCGACAAGGATGGCCAGCCGATCGCCTGGAACATGAACTTCTGAGCGACACCCCAGCCAACAAAAAAGGGCGACCCTCAGGTCGCCCTTTTTGTTTTGCGTAACGCGTCAGCGTGTCAGACCGACAAGCGCGAGATGTCTGCCACCGCGTTCATCATGCCCGCGAGTTGCTTGAGCAGCGCGAGGCGATTCGCGCGGATCAACGGCTCGTCGTGATTCACCATCACTTCCTCGAAGAAGGTGTCGACCGCGCCGCGCAGGCCGGCCAGCGCCTTGAGCGATCCGGTGTAATCGGCGTTTTCGAGCAGCGACCGCTGCAGCGGCGCCGCTTCGATCACGGCATGCGCGAGCGCTTTTTCGGCCGGTTCAACGAGCAGTGCAACGTCGATCTCGCCGATCGCACCCTCAGCCTTCTTCAGGATGTTCACGATCCGCTTGTTGGCCGCCGCCAGCGCCGCCGCTTCCGGCAACGCGACGAACTCGGCCACTGCGGCGAGTTTGGCCGGCACGTCGGCGACACGGCTCGGCAACGCGGCGAGCACGGCATCGACCTGCTCGACCGGCGTGCCCTGTTCGCGCAACAGGTTGCGCAGGCGGTCACCGATGAACTCAACCAGTGCCGGGATCGCCGCAGCCGCGTTGTGCTCGGCCGCAAAACCCGCCGCCGCATCCGCCAGCAGCGCATCAAGCTCGAGCGGCAGTTCCGTTTCGATCAGGATGCGCAAGGCGCCCAGTGCTGCACGACGCAGGCCGAAGGGGTCCTTGTCGCCGGTTGGCTTCTCGCCGATCGCGTAGAAGCCCACCAGCGCGTCGAGCTTGTCGGCCAGCGCAACCGCGCAGGCCACGTTGCCCTGCGGCAGGCTGTCACCGGCAAAGCGCGGGTGGTAATGCTGCTCGATCGCCTTGGCGACGACTTCGCCCTCGCCATCGTGGCGGGAGTAGTACTCGCCCATGATGCCCTGCAGCTCGGGGAACTCGCCGACCATCTCGGTGACGAGGTCGGCCTTCGCCAGGCGTGCGGCGCGCTGCGCAGCGGCCACGTCGGCATGCAGGCGTGCAGCGATCTTGCCGGCCAGCGCTTCGAGTCGGCCGATGCGGTCCAGCACCGAGCCGAGCTTGTTGTGATAAACGACGTTCGCCAGGCGCGGCAGGCGCGAATCGAGCTTCGCCTTGCGGTCGGTGTCGAAGAAGAACTTCGCGTCCGACAGTCGCGCGCGCACGACGCGGGCGTTGCCGCCGGTGATGTTGTCGGCGATGTCGGCCTTGATATTGGCGACGATGAGGAACTTGTTGATCAGCTTGCCGGCGGCGTCCAGAAGCGGGAAGTACTTCTGGTTCTGCTTCATCGTCAGGATCAGGCATTCCTGCGGCACCGCGAGGAACTCGGCTTCGAACTCG
Coding sequences within it:
- a CDS encoding HD domain-containing phosphohydrolase, which encodes MKVVIIDDTPVNLALMQALVARIEHCETQAFSDPEAGLVHCLEVQPDLLIVDYMMPGINGLELMRRFRARTENMDVPILMVTAAHEREVRYQALESGATDFLSKPIDKNEFIPRARNMLRLREHSLMLAARAKDEEIRADTQTQRADEEARRAEELSQAVKRATADIHEREQETVRRLAKAAEFRDPETGSHIQRMAHYSAMIARRLALDTQTCERLLAAAPMHDVGKLGTPDEILLKQGRLTPEEFEKMKQHATMGYDILKDSASPVLKMAAEIAYTHHEKFDGTGYPRGLKGDGIPLIGRIVAVADVFDALTSSRPYKKAWALEDARAFLEQGRGSHFDPQCVNTFLDGWDEVMAIRARFTD
- the gmhB gene encoding D-glycero-beta-D-manno-heptose 1,7-bisphosphate 7-phosphatase, which produces MKLVILDRDGVINFDSAQFIKSPEEWRPIPGSLEAIARFNEAGWRVVVASNQSGVGRGLFDMDTLNAIHEKMTKLLALAGGRIDAIFFCPHPADSTCDCRKPRAGMLREIASRFNVDLTSVPTVGDSLRDLLAGQEVGCELFLVLTGKGERTAAAPGVPEGTRIFPDLAAVADALIK
- the pstS gene encoding phosphate ABC transporter substrate-binding protein PstS, whose amino-acid sequence is MRHTPAVLLSVLLVTTAAQASDLSGAGSSAAAPLYNAWAAEWGKKTGVKLEYTASGSSAGIKAIKEGKVDFGASDVSLPPDQLERDGLVNFPTAISGVVPAINVNGVARGQLKLTGAVLADILSGRINRWNASAITALNPGVRLPDQAITVIGREDGSGTTYVLSNYLSKVSPQWASSLGNDFKLKWPEGTKLVKGTSAQLEALSKTSGAIAYAEYGQVEKAGLNYARVANSAGNYPAPGPISFKAALKASAWTTAGKFEEMLTDMQDKEAWPITSGTFVVMRKKVTDASKAAQALSLFSYGFMRGDAITAEFRWIAMPDLTQARAVKEMNKVRDKDGQPIAWNMNF
- the glyS gene encoding glycine--tRNA ligase subunit beta, whose amino-acid sequence is MQDTLLVELLTEELPPKALARLGEAFADGIVKGLVAHKLVGAAPEFHTFASPRRLAVTVSGVAAQAADAQVREKIMPVSVALTADGTPSPALLKKLEAKGISADAVASFERAMDGKSETFFHTMTVPGAALDAVLAGIVAESVKKLPIPKVMRWGDSTHQFVRPVHGLIQLHGSRVVPGEVLGLAAGNTTRGHRFLGEGAVTVESAEAYARTLFEKGSVVASFEARRSLIAHELAKAAAQVGAHPVEDAALLDEVTALVEHPTVYVGEFEAEFLAVPQECLILTMKQNQKYFPLLDAAGKLINKFLIVANIKADIADNITGGNARVVRARLSDAKFFFDTDRKAKLDSRLPRLANVVYHNKLGSVLDRIGRLEALAGKIAARLHADVAAAQRAARLAKADLVTEMVGEFPELQGIMGEYYSRHDGEGEVVAKAIEQHYHPRFAGDSLPQGNVACAVALADKLDALVGFYAIGEKPTGDKDPFGLRRAALGALRILIETELPLELDALLADAAAGFAAEHNAAAAIPALVEFIGDRLRNLLREQGTPVEQVDAVLAALPSRVADVPAKLAAVAEFVALPEAAALAAANKRIVNILKKAEGAIGEIDVALLVEPAEKALAHAVIEAAPLQRSLLENADYTGSLKALAGLRGAVDTFFEEVMVNHDEPLIRANRLALLKQLAGMMNAVADISRLSV
- a CDS encoding M48 family metallopeptidase, which translates into the protein MFDRLTRLLNAGSPATQQREIVFGTRVVPYVLKRSARKTFGMKVDANGLTVSIPLKGSIAETEAFIRHHAAWLIEKLDAHAARPKPERFEVVDGAKLPVLGQDCTIRVMPGAGRARWIESHFDRELQLPHRPGQDPRLMLRRVLQRHALDYFAGRLDEYLHRLAATHPGVPRPALSLTGARTRWGSCSRHSGIRLNWRLIHFEHALIDYVVAHEVAHLIEMNHSPRFWSVVELLCPDWRAARAALKARGHALPEI
- a CDS encoding ATP-binding protein, translating into MSRKTRSLRTSILLFVAIGLALPALFALPLLYNSYQVEVERRITLQLDQYANILAFGAREPLWNLSPDGVRPLVEAIMSDPDVVTVTIVDRTAGPLMEIKRGQPARQVRETARKVIYKDRELGTVHVGVTGDTVRAQQLRQMSAFAGTALLQLAFAAGLIFWLLRRRLVAPLASLGNAADALARGELSQEIPSRGDDEIGHLASRLEVTRKELLGLFADLENKNEALARELEERQRSEAARRESEERLATVFALTAAPMSVARKDDGLFLMVNPAWERTFGFAQGEVLDRRASEIPLWIDEGARESCIAEIDSKGRLDGREVWMRSREGAGLLMEASARLFRAGNEELLVWNLRDITVERAAEEALRESEQRFAALFHHAPVALCIVDLTHEAEVLDVNTQFESDFGRTLSGCIGKPLSALGLWASEEDAGRFAGMLSGQGEEEKISAWTLSAAGERACHDIAGRRVTLHGRACFIWSAIDVTPIINAKAEVEEINRTLEDKVARRTHDLESANRELGELLNRLQTAQTQLVQSEKLAALGSLVAGVAHELNTPIGNCLMVASTLEDHRRDLQSALESGLRRSTLSEFMSALTDGNDTLLRNLQKAADLVSSFKQVAVDQIGARRRAFDLREIAREIEVTLAPTFRKAGCTFANEIPEGLDFDSYPGPLGQVITNLATNAITHGFETHAGGRITVSAEAESEQHVKLVFSDNGRGIPAENLPRIFDPFFTTKLGRGGTGLGLNIVYNIVTGVLGGAIRVESQPGHGTSFILTLPRKAPQRADDQEGEIA
- a CDS encoding lysophospholipid acyltransferase family protein, whose translation is MNRQTTLCSTDAVEAMLRSAVFLLLQLLVTVPYAFLSMLTFPLPPQRRYHIIMGWCRTNVRMIRSLLGISWKIEGWEHLPQRPSVILAKHQSALETILFPVLFPPQSFVLKRELHWLPFFGWGLAMLPMIAIDRSRGADAMTQVKLEGAKRLSEGWWVSVYPEGTRMPVGGKRRYKLGGATLATHAGAPIVPVALNTGEVWPRRAFIKYPGEATIIIGPAIETAGRSPEEVNAEVEAWIENTMHARFPHHYLRQTQTATA
- the gloA gene encoding lactoylglutathione lyase — translated: MRILHTMLRVGDLDRSIKFYTEVLGMRLLRRHDYPEGKFTLAFIGYQDESEGAVIELTHNWGVDAYEIGTGYGHIALEVEDAYAACADIKARGGVVTREAGPMKHGTTVIAFVQDPDGYKVELIQRKG